The following proteins are co-located in the Mesotoga sp. BH458_6_3_2_1 genome:
- a CDS encoding APC family permease, translated as MKKTMKFWDLVALEVGMTIGAGIFVYMPIASQSAGVGTIMAFVVAFVPMSIIMINVMLLGSTLPTTGGTFKYGAFLFSPKVAFLGLWAYLFGAFVGLFPLNALALASYMKGIWDGISLVPVALIILTFFYVVNLMGLKMASRVEIISVALLFIAIAIYTVPGIGRIEASNFEGVFAKGIGSIIYASALLTFTFAGSNAVIELGGEVENAKKNLPLSVIFSLTVVLTCYLLMAAVSFGIGGKLLEGGTLNDVASNYLSGFLFYVFAFGGPILAIATTINATYMWGTRSLLALCKLRVFPSKLGLVNKRGTPWVLLTIIWLLSSIMLISVGESGLNLFAAFASIGGIAVIIPTMFAVFKLKKNETLRKMAPAIVKKKWFIFIPILGVVFSIVIMLILLYQVGVDFSTSFFLFFIVWEVIGMIYFIFRLRYLDRMEKNVFSENDLSVFDD; from the coding sequence ATGAAGAAGACTATGAAGTTCTGGGATCTTGTCGCTTTAGAAGTAGGTATGACTATTGGTGCCGGCATATTTGTCTATATGCCGATAGCTTCTCAGAGCGCGGGAGTGGGAACAATAATGGCATTCGTTGTTGCCTTTGTTCCGATGTCAATTATAATGATAAACGTCATGTTGCTCGGATCGACACTTCCCACTACTGGAGGCACGTTCAAGTACGGCGCTTTCCTCTTCTCGCCCAAAGTTGCATTCCTAGGTCTCTGGGCCTATCTCTTCGGTGCGTTTGTCGGCCTGTTTCCGTTGAACGCGCTTGCACTGGCATCATATATGAAGGGTATCTGGGACGGGATCTCCCTGGTGCCCGTAGCTTTGATTATTCTCACCTTCTTCTATGTGGTCAACCTTATGGGTCTGAAAATGGCTTCAAGAGTGGAAATTATTTCTGTAGCTCTACTTTTTATTGCTATCGCAATCTACACTGTGCCTGGCATTGGCAGAATCGAAGCGAGCAACTTCGAAGGCGTTTTCGCGAAAGGGATCGGTTCGATAATATACGCTTCGGCGCTCCTGACTTTCACGTTCGCGGGCTCTAACGCAGTGATTGAGCTTGGCGGAGAAGTGGAAAATGCCAAGAAGAATCTCCCGCTTTCCGTAATCTTTTCTCTTACAGTAGTTTTGACCTGTTATCTCTTAATGGCTGCCGTTTCCTTTGGAATTGGTGGAAAGCTGCTGGAAGGTGGTACTCTGAACGATGTCGCCTCGAATTACCTCAGCGGATTTCTTTTCTACGTCTTCGCATTCGGTGGCCCGATTCTCGCAATTGCTACAACGATTAACGCGACATACATGTGGGGGACGAGATCTTTGCTTGCACTGTGCAAACTTCGAGTATTCCCCTCGAAACTCGGACTGGTCAACAAGAGAGGAACACCGTGGGTTTTGCTGACGATTATTTGGCTTCTCTCTTCCATTATGCTGATTTCAGTCGGCGAATCTGGACTGAACCTATTTGCAGCCTTCGCTTCGATTGGAGGAATCGCGGTGATTATTCCCACGATGTTTGCAGTTTTCAAACTGAAGAAGAATGAAACGCTTAGAAAGATGGCTCCTGCAATTGTTAAGAAGAAATGGTTCATCTTCATTCCCATTCTCGGTGTGGTGTTTTCAATAGTTATAATGCTTATTCTTCTCTACCAGGTAGGAGTGGACTTCAGTACCTCTTTCTTCCTGTTCTTCATCGTCTGGGAAGTAATCGGAATGATATACTTCATCTTCAGATTAAGGTACCTAGATCGTATGGAGAAGAATGTATTCTCCGAAAATGACCTCTCGGTCTTTGATGATTGA